In the Clavelina lepadiformis chromosome 8, kaClaLepa1.1, whole genome shotgun sequence genome, one interval contains:
- the LOC143469447 gene encoding E-selectin-like: MEPFKAFVQSELCLNVLAEVTTCPALDKPDHGRWGRLRGNLYAPSSKLNIRCDDGYQVEGNEVITCQDNFTWTQPLPFCKEKNCILGTQFLSEGVEINNNGREEFLSGESLNVTCAGDLVLSMNNLLSCSKGRWTPKYWNYFCNSVCNRPQTDGSFTMTPFTDSYEVGSEVTFECVDDMQSLNGNNPMRCGEDGEWIGTIPTTCQDPN, encoded by the exons ATGGAGCCATTCAAGGCCTTCGTGCAGAG CGAattatgtttaaatgttttagcTGAGGTCACAACGTGTCCTGCTCTCGATAAACCGGATCATGGAAGATGGGGTCGTCTACGTGGTAACCTCTACGCACCTTCATCCAAACTTAATATCCGGTGCGATGATGGATACCAAGTTGAAGGAAACGAAGTAATCACATGCCAGGATAATTTTACATGGACCCAGCCGCTGCCGTTTTGCAAAG aGAAGAATTGCATCTTAGGAACTCAGTTTCTGTCCGAAGGagttgaaataaataacaacgGCCGGGAGGAGTTTTTATCTGGAGAAAGCTTAAATGTGACGTGTGCTGGTGACTTAGTGCTGAGCATGAATAATTTGCTGAGTTGTTCAAAGGGACGCTGGACTCCAAAATATTGGAATTATTTCTGTAATTCCGTTTGCAACCGACCTCAAACAGACGGTTCATTTACGATGACACCATTTACAGACAGTTACGAAGTTGGTTCAGAAGTAACCTTTGAATGCGTGGACGACATGCAATCTTTGAACGGTAACAATCCTATGCGCTGTGGAGAAGATGGTGAATGGATTGGAACCATTCCAACCACCTGCCAGGATCCTAATTAG
- the LOC143468534 gene encoding E-selectin-like isoform X2, whose translation MNFNRTFLKTGAHGRGVGAARGYIAKASFERSQRNAEAILSSPSISRNTQVCLRFYYRVSEFESGSHFYLSMSGSSQRLWSFNRLEPRNNCLGTDYSFPSSRNDLEVHFTAKSSRSSTSVELDDISFSENTPCRDECSIPDSCQNGGTCINRIDDYTCFCRYGYEGKDCSIRLDCLVPTAPTDGSVSTSSGNRVLLDGTITYSCDPGYFMKNQLYGTLKATCLRSGNWNRPTPVCEESRCIVPQTPAHGTLSRAAEEKFPADRSVSFTCDEGCTMMGQPTIYCRRSGTWSNEFPECVD comes from the exons ATGAATTTCAATCGCACATTTTTAAAGACTGGAGCACATGGCAGAGGGGTTGGAGCTGCAAGAG GGTATATTGCAAAAGCAAGCTTTGAGAGATCACAAAGAAATGCCGAAGCAATTTTATCCAGTCCAAGTATTTCTCGTAATACTCAAGTTTGCTTGAGGTTTTATTACCGAGTTTCGGAGTTTGAGAGTGGTAGTCATTTCTACCTATCCATGTCAGGATCAAG tCAAAGGTTGTGGTCTTTCAATCGCTTGGAACCCAGAAACAACTGCCTTGGGACGGATTATTCATTTCCGTCGTCGAGAAACGATCTTGAGGTTCATTTTACCGCAAAAAGCTCTCGATCGTCGACGTCAGTTGAACTTGATGACATTTCGTTTTCGGAAAATACGCCCTGCC GTGACGAATGTAGTATTCCGGATTCTTGTCAAAACGGAGGAACTTGCATCAACAGGATAGATGattacacttgtttttgtcGGTATGGATACGAAGGAAAGGATTGCTCAATAC GCCTTGATTGCTTGGTGCCTACTGCGCCAACCGATGGATCCGTTTCAACGTCATCGGGCAACAGAGTGTTATTGGATGGGACAATTACTTACTCATGCGATCCAGGATACTTCATGAAAAATCAGCTATATGGGACGTTGAAAGCAACTTGTCTGAGGAGCGGGAATTGGAATCGACCAACCCCTGTCTGTGAAG AGAGTCGATGTATTGTTCCTCAAACACCGGCTCACGGAACCTTGTCAAGAGCTGCTGAGGAAAAATTCCCCGCAGATAGAAGTGTTTCATTTACATGCGATGAAGGCTGCACAATGATGGGACAACCAACCATATATTGCCGACGCTCCGGAACTTGGTCAAATGAGTTTCCTGAGTGTGTGGATTAG
- the LOC143468534 gene encoding E-selectin-like isoform X1 has protein sequence MNFNRTFLKTGAHGRGVGAARGYIAKASFERSQRNAEAILSSPSISRNTQVCLRFYYRVSEFESGSHFYLSMSGSSQRLWSFNRLEPRNNCLGTDYSFPSSRNDLEVHFTAKSSRSSTSVELDDISFSENTPCRDECSIPDSCQNGGTCINRIDDYTCFCRYGYEGKDCSIRLDCLVPTAPTDGSVSTSSGNRVLLDGTITYSCDPGYFMKNQLYGTLKATCLRSGNWNRPTPVCEESRCIVPQTPAHGTLSRAAEEKFPADRSVSFTCDEGCTMMGQPTIYCRRSGTWSNEFPETTMH, from the exons ATGAATTTCAATCGCACATTTTTAAAGACTGGAGCACATGGCAGAGGGGTTGGAGCTGCAAGAG GGTATATTGCAAAAGCAAGCTTTGAGAGATCACAAAGAAATGCCGAAGCAATTTTATCCAGTCCAAGTATTTCTCGTAATACTCAAGTTTGCTTGAGGTTTTATTACCGAGTTTCGGAGTTTGAGAGTGGTAGTCATTTCTACCTATCCATGTCAGGATCAAG tCAAAGGTTGTGGTCTTTCAATCGCTTGGAACCCAGAAACAACTGCCTTGGGACGGATTATTCATTTCCGTCGTCGAGAAACGATCTTGAGGTTCATTTTACCGCAAAAAGCTCTCGATCGTCGACGTCAGTTGAACTTGATGACATTTCGTTTTCGGAAAATACGCCCTGCC GTGACGAATGTAGTATTCCGGATTCTTGTCAAAACGGAGGAACTTGCATCAACAGGATAGATGattacacttgtttttgtcGGTATGGATACGAAGGAAAGGATTGCTCAATAC GCCTTGATTGCTTGGTGCCTACTGCGCCAACCGATGGATCCGTTTCAACGTCATCGGGCAACAGAGTGTTATTGGATGGGACAATTACTTACTCATGCGATCCAGGATACTTCATGAAAAATCAGCTATATGGGACGTTGAAAGCAACTTGTCTGAGGAGCGGGAATTGGAATCGACCAACCCCTGTCTGTGAAG AGAGTCGATGTATTGTTCCTCAAACACCGGCTCACGGAACCTTGTCAAGAGCTGCTGAGGAAAAATTCCCCGCAGATAGAAGTGTTTCATTTACATGCGATGAAGGCTGCACAATGATGGGACAACCAACCATATATTGCCGACGCTCCGGAACTTGGTCAAATGAGTTTCCTGA AACGACAATGCACTGA